Proteins from a genomic interval of Methanococcoides sp. AM1:
- the rtcA gene encoding RNA 3'-terminal phosphate cyclase has protein sequence MIHIDGSYGEGGGQILRTSVALSAVTGKAVRITDIRSNRPKPGLSAQHVKAIETAAIICSATVEGNKIGSTTVTFSPQEVKGGYYNIDIGTAGSIGLLLQCIMPAAMYSDIELNIIGGTDVSWAPSIDYLEKVTLKALSKMGYKCKIDTRKRGYYPRGGGVVHATISPSEPEPYEFTEETGNILGISHCSNLPEHVAKRQADSAKDIIGKAGYECYILTECAEYPSTGSGITLYCGMKGAYVPGKRGFPAEKVGAQAAAELLDEISSRSSVDVHLADQLIPYMGLAKGGSFTVREISSHTATNIWVTEQFLDVKFKIQKKDNMMEISAI, from the coding sequence ATGATCCATATCGACGGATCCTATGGTGAAGGCGGCGGCCAGATACTAAGGACTTCAGTGGCACTTTCAGCGGTAACAGGGAAAGCAGTGCGCATCACTGACATACGCAGCAATCGTCCAAAACCAGGTCTATCCGCCCAGCATGTAAAGGCAATAGAAACAGCTGCCATTATCTGTAGTGCTACTGTAGAAGGAAATAAAATTGGTTCTACTACTGTCACTTTTTCTCCACAGGAAGTGAAGGGGGGTTACTATAATATTGATATTGGCACCGCCGGCAGCATAGGCCTTCTGCTTCAATGCATCATGCCTGCTGCAATGTATTCTGATATTGAACTGAACATTATCGGAGGGACAGACGTTTCGTGGGCTCCAAGCATTGATTACCTTGAGAAGGTAACACTAAAAGCACTTTCGAAGATGGGGTACAAATGTAAGATAGATACTCGCAAAAGAGGATACTATCCCCGTGGTGGCGGAGTTGTTCATGCAACTATAAGTCCATCAGAACCGGAACCCTATGAATTTACAGAAGAAACCGGGAATATACTTGGAATATCTCACTGCTCGAACCTTCCTGAACATGTTGCAAAGCGTCAGGCAGATTCTGCAAAAGATATTATTGGAAAAGCCGGATATGAATGCTACATCCTCACCGAATGTGCCGAATACCCATCCACAGGAAGTGGAATTACATTATACTGTGGAATGAAAGGAGCATATGTTCCGGGAAAAAGAGGATTTCCTGCTGAAAAGGTCGGTGCTCAGGCAGCCGCGGAACTTCTGGATGAGATATCAAGCCGCTCTTCTGTAGATGTACATCTTGCGGACCAGCTTATACCCTATATGGGACTCGCAAAAGGCGGTTCATTCACAGTTAGAGAGATATCATCTCATACAGCAACGAACATATGGGTTACAGAACAGTTCCTTGATGTAAAGTTCAAGATACAAAAAAAGGATAATATGATGGAAATATCAGCGATATGA
- a CDS encoding cyclic nucleotide-binding/CBS domain-containing protein: MVIGTKWDVEADGPADRFLKDIVVREIMTPEVLVLDIASTALKVAQTMKKRNVGSLIVSKDGNPVGIITERDIVHKVMAKDVKPSTILVEGIMSSPIITVNPATDVIKASEIMVKSGIRRLAITDDEKIIGIITDRDILTVAPGLNTILEDLIEINREQDISTTTEFGRGICQRCDSYVDSLSTVNGLMLCEDCKEDEGYYD, translated from the coding sequence ATGGTCATTGGGACCAAATGGGATGTCGAGGCTGATGGACCTGCAGATCGGTTCCTCAAAGACATTGTCGTGCGTGAGATCATGACACCGGAAGTTCTTGTCCTTGACATTGCCAGTACAGCTCTTAAAGTCGCTCAGACAATGAAGAAGAGGAACGTAGGTAGCCTCATTGTCTCGAAAGATGGCAACCCTGTAGGTATTATAACTGAAAGGGATATTGTTCACAAGGTCATGGCAAAGGATGTCAAACCCAGCACCATACTTGTTGAAGGGATAATGTCATCCCCTATTATAACAGTAAACCCGGCGACAGATGTTATCAAAGCATCTGAGATCATGGTCAAATCCGGGATTCGCAGGCTTGCAATTACCGATGATGAAAAGATCATTGGTATTATCACAGATCGGGATATCCTGACAGTGGCTCCGGGTCTGAATACTATTCTTGAAGACCTGATAGAGATAAACCGGGAGCAGGATATTTCCACAACAACTGAATTTGGAAGGGGGATCTGCCAGAGATGTGATTCGTATGTGGATAGCCTTAGCACTGTTAACGGTCTCATGTTATGTGAAGACTGTAAAGAAGACGAAGGTTACTACGACTGA
- a CDS encoding CBS domain-containing protein, whose amino-acid sequence MKINEIMSKDAMCIKEHDNITHARQLMRDHYLRGLPVIDEEQKVVGILKDQDVLNIKSTRSNVTVEGYMHDCPLITPETDIVDAAKHLLDSEVNRCPVIVSTEDRTIAGILSNSDILANIGNDRKLDSAVADIMTTDVITCTPKESLTKVWPVLLESNFSGLPVVSDKSEVIGMVTRMDIIRSGFVRTALNDTHGTQPKDTTIVEKIMSTPVYAVSADTSVKECLEKMLHYDVGRITVLDNDRIVGIVDRTDILRAFVMGTDPVQ is encoded by the coding sequence ATGAAAATCAATGAAATTATGTCAAAAGATGCCATGTGCATAAAAGAGCATGATAACATCACCCATGCACGTCAGCTAATGAGAGACCACTACCTCAGGGGGCTCCCTGTAATAGATGAGGAACAAAAAGTAGTTGGTATCCTTAAGGATCAGGACGTTCTCAATATCAAATCCACAAGATCCAATGTAACGGTTGAAGGATACATGCACGATTGTCCGTTGATAACTCCGGAAACAGATATTGTTGATGCTGCAAAACATCTTCTCGATTCGGAAGTAAACCGATGTCCTGTCATCGTTTCCACTGAAGACAGGACTATAGCCGGAATCCTAAGCAATTCAGACATACTTGCAAACATTGGAAATGACAGGAAACTGGATTCAGCTGTGGCTGACATCATGACCACAGACGTGATAACCTGCACACCAAAGGAAAGTCTCACAAAGGTCTGGCCTGTTTTGCTCGAATCGAACTTTTCCGGTCTGCCTGTGGTCTCTGACAAAAGTGAGGTCATTGGAATGGTAACACGGATGGACATAATACGTTCCGGATTTGTCAGGACAGCTCTGAACGATACACATGGAACTCAACCAAAGGACACTACAATAGTTGAAAAGATAATGTCCACTCCTGTTTATGCCGTATCTGCTGACACATCAGTAAAGGAATGTCTGGAGAAGATGCTCCATTACGATGTTGGCAGAATAACGGTTCTTGATAATGATCGGATCGTAGGTATCGTGGATCGCACTGATATCTTACGAGCGTTTGTAATGGGAACTGATCCTGTTCAATAA
- a CDS encoding CBS domain-containing protein, whose protein sequence is MQVKDIMVQPTSIDKSDTISHALDVMEKKSTRRLLVTHDNDLVGVLTMRRLTEELGTRKKGAKPASSLHVATAVSDNYVKVLPDMDLNDAVVLMAKNSGVIIVSDSENVLGWVTPAELLQNVTFDGYAAEVMNSNPITIHPGDRVSHVRHQMLDEDVGRFPVIEDDKLVGIVTEKDIAKSMRAFRDVVSGNKQDSRIKNLIVEDIMKRGVKTVQTNTPVSEVKEMMLEENIGGVPVINLEGYMVGLITRRTLVNSIAK, encoded by the coding sequence ATGCAAGTAAAAGACATAATGGTACAACCAACATCAATTGACAAATCAGACACGATCTCACATGCACTTGATGTGATGGAGAAGAAAAGTACACGTCGCCTGTTAGTGACACATGATAATGATCTTGTCGGTGTTCTCACCATGCGAAGGCTTACCGAAGAACTGGGGACACGAAAGAAAGGTGCAAAACCAGCTTCTTCACTTCATGTTGCTACTGCTGTATCAGACAACTATGTGAAGGTCCTGCCTGATATGGACCTCAATGATGCGGTCGTATTGATGGCTAAAAACAGTGGCGTTATCATAGTAAGCGACAGTGAGAACGTTCTTGGGTGGGTCACGCCTGCTGAACTGCTTCAAAATGTAACATTCGACGGGTATGCTGCCGAGGTTATGAACAGTAACCCGATAACTATTCATCCCGGAGACAGGGTAAGCCATGTTAGGCATCAGATGCTTGATGAGGATGTTGGAAGGTTCCCTGTTATTGAGGACGATAAGCTTGTGGGAATCGTTACAGAGAAGGATATTGCAAAGTCAATGCGTGCTTTCAGGGATGTGGTTTCAGGAAACAAGCAGGATTCCCGTATCAAGAACCTCATTGTAGAGGATATCATGAAGAGGGGAGTAAAGACCGTACAGACCAACACTCCGGTATCAGAAGTAAAAGAGATGATGCTTGAGGAGAACATTGGTGGTGTGCCTGTTATAAACCTCGAAGGATATATGGTCGGGCTCATCACAAGAAGGACGCTTGTGAACTCTATTGCAAAGTGA
- a CDS encoding CBS domain-containing protein, whose protein sequence is MKVSDIMTSPVHVMGPDEPVSHARNLMLRHKISTIVIVDSDEMVGIVTKSDLGRRLAQAEPMWRRRPIDKVPVKMIMTEEPVTIYPEASVSQATAMMIDNDINNVPVVNNGKLLGIVTRVDVVRRMSELPSEKKVGEIMTLDPVFVHRHHTVNHVVDEMESNKVSKLIVTDDSGEAVGIITTRELALHVLANNEGELPSKSIKMARKPKSGGEKVYRYVKAVPLVAEDIMASIAKILDVTDPIMEAAKVMIDKNVTGIPIAENDEIVGIVSRTDVMKAA, encoded by the coding sequence ATGAAAGTATCAGACATTATGACATCACCTGTCCATGTAATGGGACCGGATGAGCCTGTATCACATGCAAGGAACCTTATGCTCAGACACAAGATAAGCACTATCGTTATTGTAGATAGTGACGAGATGGTGGGTATAGTAACGAAGTCCGATCTGGGAAGACGCCTTGCACAGGCAGAACCAATGTGGAGAAGACGACCTATCGACAAGGTACCTGTGAAAATGATAATGACGGAAGAACCTGTCACGATCTACCCTGAAGCATCTGTTTCCCAAGCTACGGCAATGATGATCGATAATGATATCAATAATGTCCCTGTGGTCAACAACGGAAAACTTCTTGGAATTGTTACAAGAGTTGATGTAGTACGCCGCATGTCAGAACTTCCCAGCGAGAAGAAAGTTGGTGAAATAATGACACTTGATCCTGTATTTGTACACAGGCATCACACTGTCAATCATGTGGTCGATGAAATGGAAAGCAACAAGGTCAGCAAACTTATTGTTACCGATGATTCCGGTGAAGCTGTGGGAATAATAACCACGCGGGAACTTGCACTTCACGTTCTGGCAAATAATGAGGGAGAGCTCCCATCCAAGAGCATCAAGATGGCAAGAAAGCCAAAATCAGGTGGCGAAAAGGTATACAGATATGTGAAAGCCGTGCCTCTTGTTGCGGAGGATATAATGGCCAGCATCGCAAAAATACTGGATGTTACTGATCCGATCATGGAAGCTGCAAAGGTCATGATCGATAAGAACGTCACAGGCATACCCATTGCTGAGAACGATGAGATCGTTGGTATTGTCAGCAGAACAGATGTGATGAAGGCAGCCTGA
- a CDS encoding EF-Tu/IF-2/RF-3 family GTPase has protein sequence MTKITIIGSEKSGKTTLASKLGKKGTTADITMYDFSKNDKVLTTIDAVGYPTSIKPMVTAFNLSDIVLLCVPPEGLDAHTGECIIALDLLGYKHGIIVLTKADTSYPFALDELKEKLKKVTAGTSLENWEYISISTTSFEGMEELKEMIFDMGDVVAKEQEELNDLPTRVVIDQSFNVTGIGCVVLGIVMQGTLKAKDKLVAFPTDKTIEVRSIQMHDVDTKSAPAGARVGLALKNVQSKDIERGFILSEKEDVTEDLTLKCKFSPFSKGFTIGDVPHIFVGLQSSPMRVEKIEKDDEEVERTTTDGECIVTLLGSKLLAYNESDRFTICNLDDKQRFAGYGYKA, from the coding sequence ATGACAAAAATAACTATTATCGGAAGCGAAAAAAGCGGCAAAACCACCCTTGCTTCAAAACTTGGGAAAAAAGGAACCACAGCGGACATTACGATGTACGATTTTTCCAAGAACGACAAGGTCCTGACGACCATAGATGCGGTCGGTTATCCAACTTCCATCAAACCTATGGTGACCGCCTTTAATCTTTCGGACATTGTCCTTTTGTGCGTACCTCCTGAAGGTCTTGATGCACATACAGGCGAATGTATCATTGCACTTGATCTCCTAGGATACAAGCATGGCATCATCGTCCTTACAAAAGCAGATACAAGTTACCCCTTTGCTTTAGATGAGCTGAAGGAAAAACTTAAAAAGGTCACAGCAGGAACCTCTCTTGAGAACTGGGAATACATCTCAATTTCCACAACTTCATTCGAAGGAATGGAAGAATTAAAAGAGATGATATTTGATATGGGGGATGTAGTTGCAAAGGAGCAGGAGGAACTCAATGACCTGCCAACACGTGTTGTTATCGACCAGTCCTTCAATGTAACAGGTATCGGTTGTGTGGTGCTTGGAATTGTGATGCAGGGCACCCTGAAAGCAAAGGACAAACTGGTGGCATTCCCAACAGACAAAACGATAGAAGTACGCTCGATACAGATGCATGATGTAGATACAAAGAGCGCTCCTGCAGGTGCCCGGGTCGGACTTGCACTCAAGAACGTACAGTCAAAGGATATAGAGAGAGGTTTCATACTCTCGGAAAAGGAAGATGTTACTGAAGACCTGACACTCAAATGTAAGTTCTCACCATTCTCAAAAGGCTTTACGATCGGAGATGTCCCACATATCTTTGTCGGACTTCAGTCATCCCCGATGAGAGTCGAAAAGATAGAAAAGGATGACGAGGAAGTTGAGAGAACAACAACCGACGGCGAATGCATTGTAACACTATTAGGATCAAAGTTACTGGCTTACAATGAATCAGACAGGTTTACCATTTGCAATCTGGATGATAAACAGAGATTCGCGGGATATGGTTACAAGGCTTAA
- a CDS encoding FAD-dependent oxidoreductase, producing the protein MKDITKYDVAILGGGATGMSTATHVRRCRDLSVIVISKDSHVSYSECGIPFKLSGKVQDFDSLILRTPDFFDKMGIDILLETEAKEIDLNEKKIKLEDRDIGFDKLVIATGGTHRIPSHLHVFLEMDGVFTLQTLSDGMKIENALISAENVVVIGAGAIGVETAAGTAKRGIPTKLINRSSSILSRLIDTDMSEIVKDYLTSIGVGLITGEVPESIEGKSKAKYVVLSKQKVPADVVIISTGIVPDIEIAKKAGISIGEKGGLAVNDKLQVRIDDQYSTDVFAGGDCCEVTEFVTGKKNMIQLAPVARRMATVIADNICGKRTSLGPVLGPSVYVAGDLLIGSVGLTSGKAETEDIGLVTGYAKGVTHATFYPGSSDIHIKLIFREEYLVGAQVIAKEGVKERIDSLAFMIKKKATVDEMLTMETCYAPPVATVVDPLFYAVKDAYRKMRNINEKK; encoded by the coding sequence ATGAAAGATATTACAAAATATGATGTTGCCATTCTCGGCGGAGGAGCCACCGGAATGTCAACAGCCACTCATGTGAGACGATGCCGTGATCTTTCTGTTATTGTTATTTCAAAGGACAGTCATGTATCCTACAGCGAATGTGGAATACCTTTCAAGCTTTCCGGCAAGGTACAGGATTTTGATTCCCTCATCTTAAGAACCCCGGATTTCTTTGACAAAATGGGGATCGATATCCTGCTGGAAACAGAAGCAAAAGAAATAGACCTTAACGAAAAGAAAATTAAACTGGAGGACAGGGATATCGGTTTTGACAAACTGGTCATCGCCACCGGTGGAACCCATCGTATACCCTCTCATCTGCATGTTTTCCTCGAAATGGATGGCGTATTCACCCTGCAAACGTTATCTGATGGAATGAAAATCGAAAATGCACTCATTTCTGCTGAGAATGTTGTTGTCATCGGCGCTGGTGCCATTGGAGTGGAAACCGCTGCAGGGACTGCAAAGCGTGGCATACCTACAAAACTTATCAATCGAAGTTCCTCGATACTTTCGCGACTGATCGATACTGACATGTCGGAGATAGTTAAAGACTACCTTACCTCCATAGGGGTCGGTCTTATCACAGGAGAGGTCCCGGAAAGCATTGAAGGGAAGAGCAAAGCTAAATATGTGGTCCTCTCAAAACAAAAGGTTCCCGCAGATGTAGTTATTATTAGTACCGGGATAGTTCCTGACATAGAAATTGCAAAGAAGGCAGGCATTTCCATTGGGGAAAAAGGTGGTCTGGCAGTCAATGATAAACTGCAAGTACGGATCGATGATCAATACTCAACTGATGTCTTTGCCGGAGGAGATTGCTGCGAAGTTACCGAATTTGTCACAGGAAAGAAAAACATGATCCAACTGGCGCCTGTGGCAAGACGTATGGCTACCGTAATAGCAGACAACATCTGTGGTAAAAGAACATCATTAGGACCTGTTCTGGGACCCAGTGTTTATGTTGCAGGAGATCTCCTGATCGGTTCTGTGGGACTGACTTCTGGAAAAGCAGAAACAGAGGACATCGGTTTAGTAACAGGCTATGCCAAAGGAGTTACTCATGCGACCTTCTATCCGGGCAGCAGTGATATACACATCAAACTTATTTTCAGGGAAGAATATCTTGTGGGTGCACAGGTCATAGCCAAAGAAGGAGTAAAGGAACGGATCGACAGCCTTGCTTTCATGATAAAGAAAAAGGCCACAGTAGATGAAATGCTCACAATGGAAACCTGCTATGCACCACCAGTTGCCACTGTTGTAGATCCTCTTTTCTATGCCGTAAAGGATGCTTACAGGAAAATGAGGAACATTAATGAGAAAAAGTAA
- a CDS encoding CBS domain-containing protein codes for MKLEAHSPIKNRVQKKDHVLITTSGTMDRGAFDFHTRISEHEGDIMSVATREVITSPPTTRIIDAIRIMTKKNFRHIPLTDAGTNRIEGIVTSFDVIDFLGGGDKSQLVEKKYKGNLLAAINSNVSTIMQHDVTTIRSDGNIKEAFDLMLKNNIGSLPIVDNDNHVHAICTEKDFLIFTAGIVTNKPISEYMSKRVEKAPADMTISDAAKIMVMNRFRRLPVVKGDILIGVVNASSIMHFLGNGEAFEKLTTGNIHEAMDTPISSLISKDVVWVSSDADLGKASELMIKNGVGALPVIDNGKLCGIITERDILRAMAE; via the coding sequence ATGAAACTTGAAGCACATAGCCCTATAAAGAACAGGGTTCAAAAAAAGGATCATGTGTTGATCACCACTTCCGGTACAATGGATCGTGGAGCTTTTGATTTTCATACAAGGATCTCAGAGCATGAAGGAGATATTATGTCAGTGGCAACCCGGGAAGTTATCACATCCCCACCTACAACAAGGATCATCGATGCCATAAGAATAATGACTAAAAAGAACTTCAGGCATATCCCCCTTACTGATGCTGGTACAAATCGGATCGAGGGCATCGTTACCTCTTTTGATGTTATCGATTTCCTTGGAGGAGGAGATAAAAGCCAACTTGTTGAAAAAAAGTATAAGGGCAATCTCCTTGCAGCCATCAATTCAAATGTAAGCACAATAATGCAGCATGATGTAACAACGATACGCAGTGATGGGAACATCAAGGAAGCTTTTGACCTTATGCTCAAAAACAATATCGGAAGCCTTCCTATCGTAGATAATGACAATCATGTACATGCCATCTGCACAGAGAAGGATTTCCTGATATTTACAGCTGGAATAGTTACCAACAAACCCATCAGCGAATACATGAGCAAAAGAGTTGAGAAAGCCCCTGCAGACATGACCATAAGTGATGCTGCAAAGATAATGGTAATGAATCGTTTCCGCAGGCTTCCTGTGGTCAAAGGAGATATTCTAATTGGTGTTGTCAATGCATCTTCCATAATGCACTTCCTGGGAAACGGGGAAGCATTTGAAAAGCTCACCACCGGTAACATCCATGAAGCAATGGATACTCCCATCAGCTCACTGATATCAAAGGATGTTGTCTGGGTATCATCAGATGCTGATCTTGGGAAAGCAAGTGAGCTTATGATCAAAAATGGTGTTGGGGCACTACCTGTAATTGACAACGGAAAACTCTGCGGTATAATCACAGAAAGGGATATACTTAGAGCAATGGCCGAATGA
- a CDS encoding RNA 2'-phosphotransferase encodes MIRKCKEHGYFRGEVCPDCGKSGRYVLDDEREERLGRFVSGALRHFPDDVGLTMDKQGWVDMDLLCDLMERRYRWASRERLISLVESDVKNRYEITGSGIRARYGHSVDVKLDYPENELPYLYYGVSQEEVDMLLDAGIAPLRQTYVHLSTTPEKATESASVHTENPVVLEIDADEAQNDGIEFMAVNVDIVLTESVPPEYLTIVEIEE; translated from the coding sequence ATGATTCGAAAATGTAAAGAGCATGGATACTTCAGAGGCGAAGTTTGTCCGGATTGCGGCAAAAGTGGCAGGTATGTACTGGATGACGAACGTGAAGAACGCCTTGGTAGGTTCGTTTCAGGTGCCTTGAGACATTTCCCGGATGATGTAGGTCTTACAATGGATAAGCAGGGCTGGGTCGACATGGACCTGCTTTGTGATCTCATGGAGCGTCGCTACAGGTGGGCAAGCAGGGAGCGCCTTATATCACTTGTAGAATCTGACGTTAAGAACAGGTATGAGATAACAGGTTCCGGAATAAGGGCAAGATATGGTCATTCTGTAGATGTGAAACTGGATTATCCTGAGAATGAATTGCCTTACCTGTATTACGGTGTCAGCCAGGAAGAAGTTGACATGCTTCTTGATGCCGGCATTGCACCTCTCAGGCAGACATACGTGCATCTTAGCACAACTCCTGAAAAGGCTACGGAATCAGCATCAGTTCACACAGAGAATCCGGTTGTACTTGAGATCGATGCGGATGAGGCACAAAATGACGGCATAGAGTTCATGGCTGTTAACGTTGACATCGTTCTGACCGAATCTGTACCGCCTGAATATCTGACCATTGTGGAAATTGAAGAGTGA
- a CDS encoding OB-fold nucleic acid binding domain-containing protein, with amino-acid sequence MDDITEIYNKLGGIISEDDFRKKVDEKVDQMSGLCDTKTAAMLVAHDLGVTDTAKEVIKIKDITPEIGNVNFVAKIVSVFDVREFNRNDGTTGRVGNIMVADETGSIRLTLWDERAELIKNGSVEIGECMEISGYAKDGYSGTEINIGKYGVINKTDQNIEVRMDSQKISEIKDGMGDINVSGKLLDISDVRTFQKKDGSQGRVSNILIGDETGKIRVTLWDEKVDSASALNLDDAVEIINGYAKTNNFSQQVEIQIGNNSVLRKTDASVEYKESFTPIADIIPGESYSIEGSVSGLGELREFDRDDGTTNMVSNIYVSDETGRIRIALWGDHALLVDELDIDTPIKIIDAYSKSGFNDEIELSAGNRTRINIL; translated from the coding sequence ATGGACGATATAACTGAGATCTACAATAAGCTTGGAGGCATTATCAGCGAAGATGATTTTCGAAAGAAGGTCGATGAAAAGGTCGATCAGATGAGCGGCCTTTGTGATACTAAGACAGCGGCAATGCTTGTTGCCCATGACCTTGGTGTCACAGATACCGCAAAAGAAGTTATCAAAATAAAGGATATAACCCCTGAGATCGGTAATGTAAACTTCGTTGCAAAGATTGTCTCAGTATTTGATGTACGTGAGTTTAACAGGAATGACGGCACCACCGGAAGGGTCGGTAATATTATGGTAGCTGATGAGACCGGTTCCATCAGGCTGACACTATGGGATGAACGTGCTGAGCTTATCAAGAACGGAAGCGTGGAGATAGGCGAATGTATGGAGATCAGTGGCTATGCAAAAGATGGATATTCCGGTACTGAGATCAACATCGGAAAGTATGGTGTGATCAATAAGACTGACCAGAACATTGAGGTTAGGATGGACTCACAGAAGATATCTGAGATAAAAGATGGCATGGGTGACATCAACGTCTCCGGAAAGTTGCTTGACATTTCGGATGTCAGGACGTTCCAGAAGAAAGACGGCAGTCAGGGACGTGTTTCTAACATACTTATTGGTGACGAGACCGGAAAGATACGTGTGACACTATGGGATGAAAAGGTCGATTCTGCCAGTGCCCTGAACCTGGATGATGCTGTTGAGATCATAAACGGATATGCCAAGACCAACAACTTCAGCCAGCAGGTCGAGATCCAGATCGGAAATAATAGCGTCCTCAGGAAAACAGATGCCAGTGTCGAATACAAAGAAAGCTTCACCCCAATAGCTGACATAATACCCGGGGAATCCTATTCTATCGAGGGCTCAGTTTCAGGTCTTGGAGAGCTCAGGGAATTTGACAGGGATGACGGAACAACTAACATGGTCTCAAATATTTACGTTTCAGATGAAACAGGACGTATCCGCATAGCATTGTGGGGAGATCATGCACTTCTTGTGGACGAACTGGACATTGATACCCCTATCAAGATCATTGATGCATACTCAAAATCAGGGTTCAACGATGAAATAGAACTAAGTGCAGGAAACCGAACAAGGATCAACATATTGTAA
- a CDS encoding RNA ligase yields the protein MIKGFPKIKRAMLLEPAINSHFSDIATVCVEEKMNGFNVRAISLDGKITAITRGGYICPYSTEKARYLLNINFFNDHPDLVLHGEMVGPDNPYVPKNIYDIDSLDFYVFDIRHKGSGEPLPVNERRKMAEEYGFTQVRLFGEFTKKEAPEKIHTIIKELGKIEHEGVVIKDPAMNIPPIKYTCSQSNCADLRHAFRFYNDVGRDYLFSRVVREGFQAFEWGENEEDLKKRCLQLGESILNPMIDSITEIEKGERVSDEVQIRVRSLDTLSEFKEYLRRQGIETMFEEPEKIGDEFLVKMKKLSKSTNDKTLSMFKGELW from the coding sequence CTGATCAAGGGTTTTCCGAAGATAAAGCGGGCCATGCTGCTTGAACCTGCTATCAATTCTCATTTTTCCGATATTGCTACTGTTTGCGTGGAAGAGAAAATGAATGGCTTTAATGTACGGGCCATATCTCTTGACGGGAAAATAACCGCCATCACACGCGGCGGATATATCTGCCCCTATTCCACAGAAAAAGCAAGGTACCTGCTGAATATTAATTTTTTTAATGACCACCCGGACCTGGTCCTTCACGGGGAAATGGTCGGACCCGATAACCCTTATGTGCCCAAGAACATATACGATATCGATTCCCTTGACTTCTATGTCTTCGATATAAGGCATAAGGGCAGTGGTGAGCCTCTCCCTGTAAATGAAAGAAGGAAGATGGCAGAAGAATATGGTTTCACACAGGTCAGGCTTTTTGGGGAATTTACAAAAAAAGAGGCTCCTGAGAAGATACATACCATTATCAAAGAACTCGGGAAGATCGAACATGAAGGCGTTGTTATCAAAGACCCCGCTATGAATATCCCGCCCATAAAATACACCTGTTCACAGAGCAATTGTGCAGATCTGCGACATGCGTTCAGATTTTATAATGATGTGGGTCGTGACTATCTTTTTTCAAGGGTGGTGCGGGAAGGCTTCCAGGCCTTTGAATGGGGAGAAAACGAAGAAGATCTCAAAAAGCGCTGCCTTCAGCTTGGTGAGAGCATACTTAATCCAATGATAGACTCCATTACTGAGATAGAAAAAGGTGAAAGAGTGTCTGACGAAGTGCAGATACGTGTTAGAAGTCTTGATACTCTTTCAGAATTCAAGGAATACCTCCGGCGACAGGGAATAGAAACAATGTTCGAGGAACCGGAAAAGATTGGTGATGAATTCCTTGTGAAGATGAAAAAGCTTAGCAAGAGTACTAATGATAAAACCCTGTCCATGTTCAAAGGGGAACTCTGGTGA